GGACGCATGACCCCGAAGCTGGAACTCTCCGACGACGAGTGGCGTAAGAAACTCACCCCGGAGGAGTTCGCCGTGCTCCGCCAAGGTGGCACCGAGCGGCCCTTCACCGGTGAGTACACCGACACCAAAACGGCGGGCGTGTACCAGTGCCGGGCCTGTGGCGCCGAATTGTTCCGCAGCACAGAGAAGTTCGAATCACATTGCGGCTGGCCGTCGTTCTTCGATCCGTCCAGCTCCGGCGCGGTGTTCTTGCGCACCGACTGGTCGATGGGGATGAAGCGTACCGAGGTGTTGTGCGCGAACTGCTACAGCCACCTGGGCCACGTGTTCGCCGGTGAGGGGTATCCCACGCCAACCGACAAGCGCTATTGCATCAACTCGATCGCGCTGCGCCTGGTGCCGGACGGCACTTAGCGTAGCGCCGAGCCTGTAGTTGGCACGGTCTCCACTCGCACTTCTCCGCGCTAACTACAGTCTCGCGGAGAATCCGTCAACCCGCGTGGCGTGGACCTCCCAGAACGGGGCATGCACCCGGCCGTTGACCAGCCATGGCTCCATGACGCGGAACCGCTCCAGCACGCACTGCACCCGGTCGGCCAGGTCGGGATTCCGCGCAGCCATCAGCTCGAGCGTCTCGACGCTCAGGTTGACCTGGTAGGTCGTCGTCCCCAGGTAGCTGATCTCCCAGCCACCAAGCGGAAGCACCTGGCGAAAATCGTCCTCGGACAATGACCGCGGCATGCTGAACCCGTTGACGTTGTGCGCGCCGAACTCGTACATGTACAGCCGCGCTCCCGGCCTGGTGGCCCGATGCAGCGCCCGCACATAAGACTTCTGCAGTTCGGGAGCGGTGCTGAAGGTGTGGTAGAAGGCGCAGTCGACGACCGTGTCGAACCGGTCGTCCAGCCCGTCCAGCCGGGTCGCGTCGGCCACCTGGAAGTTCACCGAAACCCCGGCCTTTTGCGCGTTCGCCAGGGCGCGATCGATAGCGGCCGCCGACCCGTCGATGCCGGTGGCCGAGTAGCCCTTGGCGGCGTAGTAGATCGCGTGGTGACCAGGGCCGGTGCCAGGGTCGAGCACTTCGCCCTTGATCGCGCCGACGGCAACTAGTTGCTGAACCACCGGCTGCGGGCCGCCGATATCCCACGGCGTGGCAGCCGGCAGGCCGTGCACGAACCGGTCATCGCGATACATGTCCTCGAAGCGGGTGGGATCGCTCGGGTCGGATTGAGTCATGAGCGCCGCTTTCCCGCGCAAGCGGGCGGGACCCCCACCCCTTCGCTCGGGCTCCGCATCGTCGCCGGCGCGGTCATGGCAGGGAGTTCACCAACTGCTCCACCCCCACCCGCGGCCCGGTGAAAAACGGCGTCTCGGCGCGGGTATGCCGCCGGGCGTCGGTAGCACGCAGGTCACGCATCAGGTCGACGATGCGGTCCAACTCCGGGGCTTCGAAGGCCAGGATCCACTCGTAGTCGCCGAGCGCGAACGCCGGCACTGTGTTGGCCCGGACGTCCTTGTATCCGCGGGCGGCCATGCCATGCTCGGCGAGCATGCGACGACGTTCCTCGTCGGGCAGCAGGTACCACTCGTAGGACCGCACAAACGGATACACGCAGACGTAGGCACCGGGCTCCTCGCCGGCCAGGAATGCCGGGATATGGCTCTTGTTGAACTCGGCCGGTCGATGCAGCCCGACGCTGCTCCACACCGGCGTGCAAGCCCGTCCCAGGGTTGTGGTGCGCCGAAAGTCGGCATAGGTCGCCTGCAGCGCTTCGACGCGTCCGGCGTGGGTCCAGATCATGAAATCGGCGTCCGCCCGCAGGCCCGCGACATCATAGAGGCCGCGCACCACAACGCCGCGTTCCTCCTGCAGCTTGAAAAAGGTGGAGGCGTCGTCGATGGCTTCTTTCCTGGCATCGCTTCCCTCCGGGCCGAGCTCGCCGGGGCGCACCGAGAACACCGAGAACATCAGGTAGCGAAGCGTCGCGTTCAAGGCGTCGTAGTCGAGACGGGACATGAAACCTATCGTGCCACTTGCGCGTCTAAGGCCTCGAGGACGCCGCTCACCGCCCGACCGGCCGCCGAGACGCAGGCCGGCACGCCAATTCCGTCGAGGTAGCCGCCGGCCACCGCGAGGGTGGGCGGCAGGCCGGCGCGCACCTCGGCGACCACGTCGGCGTGGCCTGGGCCGTATTGCGGCATCGCCTCGATCCACCGCTGCACTCGGGTGTCCACCGGCTGGACCGTTACACCGAACACCGTGGCCAGGTCGTCCACCGCCCAGGCCAGCAATTCGTCATCCGGGGCGCTCGCGGCCAGATCTTGACCGAACCGCCCGAACGACAGCCGCAGCAACTGCACATCCCCGCGTGGACCCCACTTGCGGGAGGACAGGGTGATCGCCTTGGCCCGCAACGACTCGCCGCTGGCCACCAGGACACCGGAACACTGCGGAAACGGCGTATCGGCCGGCACCGCGAGCGCCACCACCGCCGACGAGGCACTCACGATCCGGCTCGCGGCGGCGAAAGTGCGCGGCGCGATCCCGTCGACGAGGCGCGCCAGGCGCGGCGCCGGGACAGCCAAGACCACCGCATCGGCGTGCCAGCGGCCGCCGGTATCGTCGTGCAACACCCAACCGGGTTCCAGCTTTTCGACGGCGGCCCTTACCCATCGCGGCTGGCTGCGGGCCACGAGCGCATCGACCAGGACCTGGTAGCCGCCCTCTAGTGCGCCGAACACCGGTGCGCCGCTGCTCGGCGGCAACCCCTGACGGACCGCGTCGCTCAGGCTGGCGGCGCCGCCGTCCAGCGCCGCAGCCACGCTGGGGGCGGCCGCGCGCAGCCCGATCGTCGCCGCCGAGCCCGCGTAGACGCCGCTCAGCATCGGGTCCACCGACCGGGCCACGACCTGCTCACCGAAGCGGTCGGCCACCAACTCGGCGACCGCCGGGTCGCTGCCGACGCGCCACCTGAACGGACGACCGGCTTCGGCCTCGATATGCGCCAGGGTTGCGTCATCGACCAGCCCCGCCATGGACCTCGCCGACGACGGGATCCCCATCACCGTTTCCGGCGGCAGCCGGTGCAGCCGTTGCTGACTGTAGATCAGCGGCCGGGCGCCGGTGGTGCCCAGCTGATGCCCGGATAACCCCAGCTCGGCCAGCAACGCCGGCACTTCGGGCCGGCGCAGCACGAACGCCTCGGCGCCCACGTCCAAGGGCTGTCCCCCGACCCACTCGGTGCGCAGTATCCCCCCGAGCCGGTCGGCCGGATCGAACAGTGTGATGGTCACGTCGCCGCCGGCGGCCACGCGCAGCCGGTAGGCCGCCGTTAACCCCGAGATTCCGCCGCCCACAACACAATACGAGCGAGAAGTCACAGCGAGTGGACCAGCGATACCAGCTCGGCCAGCACGCCCGGGTCGGTCTCCGGCAGCACCCCGTGGCCGAGGTTGAATACGTGCCCGGCGGCCCCGGCGTCGACCGCGCGCCGCCCGTCGTCGACGACGGCCCGCGCGGCGCGCTCCACCACCGGCCACCCGGCCAGCAACACCACCGGATCGAGGTTGCCCTGCAGCGCGGTGCCCGGTTGCACCCTGGCGGCGGCATCGGTCAGTGTCGTACGCCAATCCACGCCGACGACTGTCGCACCGGCCTCTGACATCGCGCCCAGCAGTTCGGCGGTGCCGACCCCGAAATGCGTCATCGGCACGCCGCGCTCGGCCAGCGTGCCGAACACCCGCGCGCTGTGCGGCAGCACGTGCTGACGGTAATCGGCCAACGACAACGCCCCCGCCCACGAGTCGAACACCTGGACGGCGTCCACCCCGGCGTCGATTTGGCCCCACAGGACCGCGATGGTGAGGTCGGTCAGCCGTTCCATCAGCGCGTGCCAGCTCGCCGGCTCGGCCAGCATCATTGCTTTGGTACGGGCGTGGTGGCGGCTCGGTCCGCCCTCGACCAGGTAGGACGCCAGCGTGAACGGGGCGCCCGCGAAACCGATCAGCGGAACTTCGCCCAGCGCGTCGACCAACAGCGAAACCGCCTCTAACACCGGCTGAATCGCTTGTGGATCAAGGGGTTTCATGGCCTCGATATCGGCAGCGGTGCGCACCGGGTCCGCGATCACGGGTCCCACGTCAGCGACGATGTCCACATCGATGCCGGCGGCACGCAGCGGCACGACGATATCGGAGAACAGGATCGCCGCGTCGACGTCGTAGCGGCGGATCGGTTGCAGGGTGACCTCGCAGGCCAGGTCCGGCTCGAAGCAGGCCGCCAGCATGCTGTGCCGTTCGCGCAGGGCCCGATATTCGGGCAGCGAGCGGCCGGCCTGTCGCATGAACCACACCGGAACCCGGTTGGGTTTGCGGCCGGCGACGGCGGCCAGATAGGGCGACTTCACAAGGTCGCGACGGGTACGCGCAGGAGTATTCACTGGCTTCAATGCTGCCATGAGCGCAGATCGGCACTTGCGTAACATCAACCCGGTGCCGGTCACCTACGACGAGTTCCCCAGCCTCCGCTTCGAACCCAGGGAAAATGGCGTGCTCGAGCTGGTCCTCGATGCGCCCGGGCTGAACTCGGTCGGGCCGCAAATGCACCGCGACCTTGCCGACATCTGGCCGGTGATCGATCGCGACCCGGACGTAAGGGTCGTGCTGGTCCGCGGGGAAGGTAAGGCGTTTTCCTCCGGCGGCAGCTTCGACCTGATCGACGAGACGATCGGCGACTACGAGGGCCGGATCCGGATCATGCGCGAGGCGCGCGACCTGGTGCTCAACCTGGTCAACTTCGACAAGCCGGTGATATCGGCGATTCGGGGCCCCGCCGTCGGCGCGGGTCTGGTGGTGGCGCTGCTCGCCGACATCTCCGTCGCCAGCCGGACCGCGAAGATCATCGACGGGCACACTAAACTCGGCGTCGCCGCTGGGGATCA
This is a stretch of genomic DNA from Mycobacterium lacus. It encodes these proteins:
- the msrB gene encoding peptide-methionine (R)-S-oxide reductase MsrB, which codes for MTPKLELSDDEWRKKLTPEEFAVLRQGGTERPFTGEYTDTKTAGVYQCRACGAELFRSTEKFESHCGWPSFFDPSSSGAVFLRTDWSMGMKRTEVLCANCYSHLGHVFAGEGYPTPTDKRYCINSIALRLVPDGT
- a CDS encoding class I SAM-dependent methyltransferase, translated to MTQSDPSDPTRFEDMYRDDRFVHGLPAATPWDIGGPQPVVQQLVAVGAIKGEVLDPGTGPGHHAIYYAAKGYSATGIDGSAAAIDRALANAQKAGVSVNFQVADATRLDGLDDRFDTVVDCAFYHTFSTAPELQKSYVRALHRATRPGARLYMYEFGAHNVNGFSMPRSLSEDDFRQVLPLGGWEISYLGTTTYQVNLSVETLELMAARNPDLADRVQCVLERFRVMEPWLVNGRVHAPFWEVHATRVDGFSARL
- the hemQ gene encoding hydrogen peroxide-dependent heme synthase, encoding MSRLDYDALNATLRYLMFSVFSVRPGELGPEGSDARKEAIDDASTFFKLQEERGVVVRGLYDVAGLRADADFMIWTHAGRVEALQATYADFRRTTTLGRACTPVWSSVGLHRPAEFNKSHIPAFLAGEEPGAYVCVYPFVRSYEWYLLPDEERRRMLAEHGMAARGYKDVRANTVPAFALGDYEWILAFEAPELDRIVDLMRDLRATDARRHTRAETPFFTGPRVGVEQLVNSLP
- a CDS encoding protoporphyrinogen oxidase, coding for MTSRSYCVVGGGISGLTAAYRLRVAAGGDVTITLFDPADRLGGILRTEWVGGQPLDVGAEAFVLRRPEVPALLAELGLSGHQLGTTGARPLIYSQQRLHRLPPETVMGIPSSARSMAGLVDDATLAHIEAEAGRPFRWRVGSDPAVAELVADRFGEQVVARSVDPMLSGVYAGSAATIGLRAAAPSVAAALDGGAASLSDAVRQGLPPSSGAPVFGALEGGYQVLVDALVARSQPRWVRAAVEKLEPGWVLHDDTGGRWHADAVVLAVPAPRLARLVDGIAPRTFAAASRIVSASSAVVALAVPADTPFPQCSGVLVASGESLRAKAITLSSRKWGPRGDVQLLRLSFGRFGQDLAASAPDDELLAWAVDDLATVFGVTVQPVDTRVQRWIEAMPQYGPGHADVVAEVRAGLPPTLAVAGGYLDGIGVPACVSAAGRAVSGVLEALDAQVAR
- the hemE gene encoding uroporphyrinogen decarboxylase; protein product: MAALKPVNTPARTRRDLVKSPYLAAVAGRKPNRVPVWFMRQAGRSLPEYRALRERHSMLAACFEPDLACEVTLQPIRRYDVDAAILFSDIVVPLRAAGIDVDIVADVGPVIADPVRTAADIEAMKPLDPQAIQPVLEAVSLLVDALGEVPLIGFAGAPFTLASYLVEGGPSRHHARTKAMMLAEPASWHALMERLTDLTIAVLWGQIDAGVDAVQVFDSWAGALSLADYRQHVLPHSARVFGTLAERGVPMTHFGVGTAELLGAMSEAGATVVGVDWRTTLTDAAARVQPGTALQGNLDPVVLLAGWPVVERAARAVVDDGRRAVDAGAAGHVFNLGHGVLPETDPGVLAELVSLVHSL
- a CDS encoding enoyl-CoA hydratase/isomerase family protein — protein: MPVTYDEFPSLRFEPRENGVLELVLDAPGLNSVGPQMHRDLADIWPVIDRDPDVRVVLVRGEGKAFSSGGSFDLIDETIGDYEGRIRIMREARDLVLNLVNFDKPVISAIRGPAVGAGLVVALLADISVASRTAKIIDGHTKLGVAAGDHAAICWPLLVGMAKAKYYLLTCETLSGEEAERIGLVSTCVDDNEVLPTAARLAENLAHGAQNAIRWTKRSLNHWYRMFGPTFETSLGLEFVGFSGPDVREGLSAHREKRPARFAAGPNG